One Xenopus tropicalis strain Nigerian chromosome 8, UCB_Xtro_10.0, whole genome shotgun sequence genomic window carries:
- the LOC105948306 gene encoding serine/threonine-protein kinase N2-like, which yields MQDEEMVVEDFETQDKNDEKEIADSEDDRSSLLDCSSESSGDSISSGSSEMEPPMISVTVRPKLPRVEENEKPPDSPEPLDSSERSLDSSPRSYYLEASHEYKSQGEDSSGLDDVRTERQRTKFYINRIEKSSDSSERAHCLEMALPAIHQSESARRTPSISRSKREDYDLLSLLGEGSFGKVFLAEHKHSKKKFAIKAIPKNIYNKHATEKIETEKKILQLVKKEKAPFLIGLDTSFVTKYNECLVMEYAPGGDLSSIMDKYDLPLKCSIFYAACIVQGLKFLHENNIVHRDLKPENILLDKRGYPRITDYGLSKTGIGFGRRIYGRCGTRVYMAPEIFTELYYTRSVDWWALGVIIYEMILGELPFDGDDDHEIRINITCERPNYPLTLPAHVRDILQGLLNKNPALRLGSTVEGAHAVMERPFFFGMKWEALRRKEIKPMFIMNNTGTVPLTETELSDWEL from the exons ATGCAGGACGAGGAAATGGTAGTTGAAGATTTCGAGACCCAAGATAAAAATGAT GAGAAGGAAATTGCTGATTCAGAAGATGATAGGTCCAGTCTTCTGGATTGTTCTTCT GAGTCCAGCGGAGACAGCATTTCCAGTGGTTCAAGTGAAATGGAACCACCTATGATAAGTGTTACAGTGAGACCAAAATTACCACGAGTGGAAGAAAATGAGAAACCACCAG ATTCTCCAGAGCCACTAGATAGCTCAGAAAGATCACTTGACTCTTCACCAAGATCTTATTATTTGGAAGCATCACATGAGTACAAGAGTCAAGGGGAG GACTCCAGTGGTTTGGATGATGTACGGACTGAAAGGCAAAGAACAAAGTTCTACATAAATAGAATCGAGAAATCCTCAG ATTCTTCAGAGCGAGCACATTGCCTTGAAATGGCATTACCAGCAATACATCAAAGTGAG TCGGCCAGAAGAACTCCTTCCATATCTAGGTCAAAAAGAGAAGACTATGACCTTCTTAGTTTGCTAGGAGAAGGATCTTTTGGAAAG GTGTTTCTGGCAGAGCACAAACATTCAAAGAAGAAATTTGCGATTAAGGCAATTccaaagaatatatataataaacatgccACTGAAAA aatTGAGACAGAAAAGAAGATATTGCAATTGGTAAAGAAGGAAAAAGCTCCATTTCTGATTGGCTTAGACACTTCCTTTGTGACAAAATACAATGAGTGTTTGGTTATGGAATATGCCCCAGGAGGTGACCTATCTTCTATCATGGACAAGTATGACCTGCCACTGAAATGCAGCAT ATTTTATGCAGCCTGCATTGTGCAAGGACTGAAATTTCTGCATGAAAACAACATTGTCCATAG GGATTTAAAGCCTGAAAACATTTTGCTGGATAAGAGAGGATATCCGAGAATTACAGACTATGGACTTAGCAAAACTG gaaTAGGTTTTGGGCGTCGAATTTATGGCCGATGCGGCACTCGTGTCTATATGGCCCCTGAAATATTCACAGAACTTTACTATACCAGATCGGTGGACTGGTGGGCCTTAGGTGTCATCATTTATGAGATGATACTTGGAGAG TTGCCATTTGATGGAGACGATGATCATGAGATTCGTATAAATATTACCTGTGAAAGGCCAAACTATCCACTTACCCTGCCTGCGCATGTCCGTGATATACTACAAGGA ctgctgaataaaaatccCGCACTGCGCCTGGGATCGACTGTAGAAGGAGCGCACGCGGTTATGGAACGACCATTCTTCTTT GGAATGAAATGGGAGGCTTTAAGGAGGAAAGAAATCAAGCCTATGTTTATTATGAATAACACTGGAACAGTTCCTTTGACTGAAACTGAACTTAGCGACTgggaattataa